CCCACTCCTGCTCTTCTTCCTGGCTTGCTCGGCATGGGAGTAGCAGCCCTCCGCAAGCGCAAGAACGATCGATCGGAGGCTGCGGAAGCATAGGGATAGCGCATCTAACCAATCTGAAAACCTACTCAGTCAAAGCCCCTATCTGCTCGGGTGGGTGTTTTGATTTGAGCGATCGGTTCTAGGGGTTTTCAATAAAAGGACATACTAGACCCATAACGCTACAAGCCCCGCTCGTGGATACCGCGAGGGAATAGATAGGGGCGATCGGGTACACTGAGGGCAAAAATGAAGAGTCAGGCTATAGAACTTATCGTCACGCCCCCAGATGCTTCGACAGCAACAAGGATTTACAGGAATCTATTTACCCAGCGCTCCCAGGAAGAAGCCATCAACAGCGCTGAGCTTCCCGCGCCAAACTCCACCGAGAACAGAAAGGAGCTGTCCAGTGGGAGCCAGGATTCTGGCGTCACCGAGATGGATGTAGAGATCAGAATCGGCGCTTTTCCGAAAGACAGATTCAAGGCTTGCAATATCCTCATCAGATGTGAATCCTAATCCCTGCCTTCCATACAAATCTACATATTCCCTTTCACCGATAACTCTCCCTGAAACTAGGAGTCCGCCAACGTTGACTGTTATCAAAAGACCGTCACCGTTTCTATTCGCGTTGATAACGAGAGCTTGTAGAAACCTGTCAATTCCTGAAGGATTTTCTGGCATACGATCGAAACAACTAATAATAAATTGCCCCCAGTTTAAAGCTGACTGGGGCTTTCTGCTGTTGAAGCGATCGGTTCTAGGGGACAGATCATCAGGCAATTCTTTCGTTAAGACGGATTGAAAGTGCCACCGCGCCTATTTGCTTCAACTTTGATTTGATGGCTACAGTGCGTGCATTTCACTGTTTTGTTGCTCAATCCGGTACTCACTTCTTTCCCGCAATATGGGCAGTCACCAACCAAGCTTGTTACCCACTCATCTAGACCTAAAACATATCCAAAGAACACGACGATCACTGCCATCAGTGCTGCTGGTCGCGAGAAAAGAATCAGCACTAGTCCGGCTAGGAACGCCAAACCAAAACCAACGCTACAACGCTCTTTAAAGGGCATTGTTTTAACCTGAACTTTCGTTGACTGGGGATTAGAGCTTACTTTGGGGACTGGCGCAATGGCAGGAAGCGGTTGATTTGGATCCCATCGATAAGCGCATTTCATGCAGTTCAAGCTGATATTGTTTGCTCCAATGAAGTCACCAGCTAACCCTGCTGGACCCAGAAGAAAAGCTCCAGCGATCGCCTTCCCTCCACTGAACCCTTTCTTTTGCGCCATAATTTGCGTGGACTTGCAGCGCGGGCAGCGGATTGTTTCTTCTTCCGGCTCGCTTTGCTGGACAGAATTAGCCACTGGCGGAGCTAACTGTACGCCTAACTGAATTTCCTCAATCCAGCTCGGCATCACTTCACCTGTCTGCTGCCCACAAATTTTGATAAGCTTAATCCCTCTTGGTTGAAGGCTAGATAAGCCTTTCTGAATGAAATCAACAACAGCTCTCTGATTCGGTGGTGCAGTGGACTCGATCAGAAGCTGCAAACAATTATTTTTAAGCACAGCTTGAGCTGTTAATTCCTTTGGCTGAAACGACTGATTGATGAGAGCAGCAATCGCTTGCGGCTCACCTTGTCTTGCGAGCTGCGACAGATTCGGCCTTCTATGGGAGCGATCAGAGCGGCTCATCTTGATTTTGCCCAATACAGAAGACAATTGCTCTGTTCTAGGGAACGGCTCGCAGTTTTGTATTTTGCACAAACGATATGGCAATACAACGAAATACAAAAGAAGGGCATTGTCACGCCGTCATTCTCGACTTTGATACCGCTTGTTATGCGAACGGAGATGGCGCCGAACCCGCTCTAGCACTGCTTCAAGCTTACGTTCAGTGGTTAGAGAAATTAGCGGTGAAGCAGAGGAGCATCATGACTCCTAGAACCTACCCCCTCGGTGGTGGCTTACTGGTCTTTTCGTAAGCACAACGAACAGCTTCTAGCACAAGCCAATTCAATTGCCGCTCGCGCGATTTAAGAACGGAGTGTTGCTCTAGCGATTCTGGCTCAGCAATTGTTTCGGCTGCACCTAGAAGCTGAAACTACTCGATTGAATATCCTGGCGAACCAGATGAAGCTACGTGGGTGTGACCAAGTGCTGGATGAGTGGCTTGAGGAAATAAGAGCATGAATACAGCAAACCTCCTCTATAAGAATTTCTCTAAGTTTGGGCGATCGTCTTTTCTAGTTTCAAGCCGCGTCGCTATCAGGTTGCCAATAGACGACTTTGTCCACCTGTACTTGGTAGGTATCGCAAATCTTTTGAACAACTCCAATATCAGGAAGTTTTTCGGGTTTGTTGTAAAGCCGATAAGCAGTGTTATAGGCAATTCCAACCTCTTGAGCGAACTTGTATGGAGTAACACCCAAGTCATCCACCAAGACCTTAATCCTATTCTTCAAAGACATCGCTTTACTCAATCTAGAATCACCTCCTTTGGTTGCAAGTCTTTCATCTAGAGTATTACACATTGATTGCGAAACTTTCAATCAGTGTGTAATACTCTAGATGAAAGGCTCGTGAAGCCTTTTGCAACCAAAGCCAGTGCTGTCAAGTTTCCTAGGCTCTCAGCACTGGCTATTCTCAGCTTGCGTGTAACAAGCAGGAACATAACAATTATGTGCTACTTGAGCTTTAGTAAATTATGTGAGCCAGCTTTAGTATATGAGCCAGCTTTAGACGCGATCGAAGGGGGTGCAGCATGACCTCCGAAATCCGCCTGCTATCCCTCTGGCAACCTTCGGCTTCACTCATCGCCCTTGGACTCGAGAAATACGAAACGCGATCGTGGGCAACACCTTACAGGGGCAAGATTGCGATTTATGCTGCAAAACGTCCAGTCAACCGAGACGAACTTGCCACAATCTCTGCAAACAGTTCAGGCCATTTGTCTTGGGAGATAATTTCGACAATTATCTATTTACTAAACGCGGGCGTTGCTGTTATGGAGCTGACAGGCTGCCTTGGCATGGTGACAGCTCCCAGCTTTGCGGAAGACGGCGACGGGGTAACCTGTATAGACAATCAATCTCAGCTCGAAAAAGCGGTTGGTGACTGGAAGCTCGGACGCTTCGCATGGAAGCTGGAAGGCATTCGCCCGATCGCCCAACCGATTCCCTGTAAAGGAGCACAACAACTACGACGCATCGCCGATCTTGCGGTTCTAGAGGCGATCGAACAGCAGTTGGCCTACACCGCAGAAATTGAGCAACAATTGACAGCGATCGGAGAGGGGAAAGAAATATGACTACCCTCACCGTAACCGGCAACTGCCCTCTCTGCCAAAGCCTCATTCTCATCCCTGGCTTGCATGGACAAAAGTGCATTAGCTGTGGATGGATTGGTGTTTGTAGGAAGCATCTTAACTGGGGTAAGCAGCTAACCGAAGAAGGCATCTGCGATGCTTGCCGCTGGCTCAATGAAAGTGCCAAAAAGCAAAGGAGGAGAGCATGACTTTCTTTGCGAACAAACTACAGAGAGTAGAGCTACACAAAGCCTGTCCAGAGTGGATCACGCAGAAGCACTGGAACGAGTGGGTAATTGAGAGCGGTGTTGACCCAGGAATTGTGGCGCTCAACGTTCGATCGATCGAGGACATTGCGATCGACCCATGCACTCACGAAATCACCACCCCAATTCATGACCTGCTGAACTGGAAGTTCACCCGCTTTGGGCATCAGGCTAAGTCCAAGCTCAGAGGATGGCGAGTTTCTGGAGTAGAAGGCTGGGTTCGCTTCAAGCCTGATGCCGATACCCCGAGCGTTGATAAGGAAGGCAAGACAGCGAAGTATCTCAGCCCTAAAGGAGCACCCAGCCGACTAATTCTGCTGCGAGTCCCTCGGCCTATTTGGGAGAAGATTTCCCAACGCTACAACGTACCTATTCCGTCTCAAGACACCGAGTTTTGGGAATGGGTACTCAATTATCCTTCCATCCCTATCACGCTCATTGAAGGGGAGAAAAAAGCAGGCAGCCTGCTTACTCAAGGCATTGTGGCAATCGCCTTACCAGGCATTACAGGAGGTGTTCGCACTAAAGATGAAAACGGCTTATCCTGCTTGCCCTACCTCATCCCAGACTTGGAGATGTTCGCTACCCGCGATCGGGAGTGGAATATCTGCTTCGACTATGAAACAAAGCCGAAAACGCTTTGGGCAGTTCGCCGTGAAACCGAAAAACTGTGCAGACTTGCTCAGCTTGCAGGCTGCATACCCAAAGTTATCAGCTTACCTGGACCAGAAAAGGGAGCCGATGACTTTATTGTTGCCCATGGCGCAGAAGCGCTTCATGCTTGCTATGAGACAGCTTTACCCTACGAGGTTTGGCAAATTGGGCGTTATACCAAACTCAGTCGCGCAGCCTGCCTCGAAGTCAACCAACGATATCTAGAAAAGCTAGAGCTTCCCGACAGCGCAAAGTTTGTCTGCATCAAATCCCCTAAAGGCTCGGGAAAGACTGAGAGCTTTGTCGATATTGTCAGCGAAGCAGTGCAGACCGGACAGCGTGTTCTCCTGCTGACTCATCGGGTGCAGCTCGGACAAGCCATCTGCGATCGGGTCGGACTCCCCTTTGTAAATGAAATTCGTTCCTCCGACACCGGGGATCTGCTGGGCTATGGGCTGTGCGTCGATTCGCTCCATGCCAATTCTCAAGCCCGCTTTGATGCAGACTTCTGGCACAATGCAATCGTCATCATCGATGAGTGCGAGCAGGTCATTTGGCACTTGCTGTCGGCTGAAACCAAAGTCACCAAGCATCGCATCGCCATCCTGCGGCAACTGCGGCAACTGCTCATCAACACGCTGACAAGTGACAGCGGCAAAGTCATTCTCTCCGACGCAGACCTAAGTGACCTGAGCATCGAGTTTGTCCAAAAACTGTCCGAGGTTTACGTTGACCCTTATCTGGTCGTCAACCACTGGAAACCCGTTGATCAAGCATGGGAGGTTTATCACTACAGCCAAAGTACCCCGATCGAGTGGTACAACGCCTTGGTCAGTGCGATCGAGGAGGGTGGACACCATTTCATCTGCACCCAT
This sequence is a window from Trichocoleus sp.. Protein-coding genes within it:
- a CDS encoding helix-turn-helix transcriptional regulator, whose amino-acid sequence is MSLKNRIKVLVDDLGVTPYKFAQEVGIAYNTAYRLYNKPEKLPDIGVVQKICDTYQVQVDKVVYWQPDSDAA
- a CDS encoding plasmid replication protein, CyRepA1 family yields the protein MTFFANKLQRVELHKACPEWITQKHWNEWVIESGVDPGIVALNVRSIEDIAIDPCTHEITTPIHDLLNWKFTRFGHQAKSKLRGWRVSGVEGWVRFKPDADTPSVDKEGKTAKYLSPKGAPSRLILLRVPRPIWEKISQRYNVPIPSQDTEFWEWVLNYPSIPITLIEGEKKAGSLLTQGIVAIALPGITGGVRTKDENGLSCLPYLIPDLEMFATRDREWNICFDYETKPKTLWAVRRETEKLCRLAQLAGCIPKVISLPGPEKGADDFIVAHGAEALHACYETALPYEVWQIGRYTKLSRAACLEVNQRYLEKLELPDSAKFVCIKSPKGSGKTESFVDIVSEAVQTGQRVLLLTHRVQLGQAICDRVGLPFVNEIRSSDTGDLLGYGLCVDSLHANSQARFDADFWHNAIVIIDECEQVIWHLLSAETKVTKHRIAILRQLRQLLINTLTSDSGKVILSDADLSDLSIEFVQKLSEVYVDPYLVVNHWKPVDQAWEVYHYSQSTPIEWYNALVSAIEEGGHHFICTHSQKAKSQWSTRTMESHLLLRFPGKKILRIDSQSIADPTHPAYGCISHLNQIVQGYDIVIASPSIETGVSIDVRGYFSAVWGCFQGCAAENTVRQSLARVREPVERHIWIAKHGLNKIGNGATSPQSLLSSQKKMVQATLRLVDCDFDLETGEIISHHAALNIWAQMAVRINIGMLKYRNLVLHGLRMEGHQIFDFDWTVDRTGLKDEVTEVRDREYLKEREAIVAAEDITSSQYEKLKSQKNKKTDEWHKERKHKLQQRYSLKVTSELIEKDDKGWHPQIRLYYYLMIGRGFLKDRDRAIAEVAIQSNEIWLPTFNHAQLGVQIGVLDYLGIPRLLDTEREFRCTDADLVELANKAKHHSRDLKTILNLTISPKDTPIAIAQKLLGKIGERLTYKCREGGRHQQRTRVYVYQHAQDGRDEVFVKWLERDRLKQSQSVSTPGIDQQNSKWTQGDAA